In one window of Niallia sp. Man26 DNA:
- a CDS encoding IS110 family transposase — protein MNYNQNHKIAQITPKTLVIGIDIAKHHHVARAQDYRGIELGTTCFFDNTQEGFKTFIDWVNQIKESCEMESVITGMEPTGHYWLNLAHILKEEQIKFVTVNPLHVKHSKELDDNSPTKNDVKDAKVIAQLVKDGRYAEPTIPQGVFAELRVAKKLRDLLNVDLQIVQGQVHNWIDRYFPEFFTVFKSWEGKAALHLLKLEALPEELVRYTEEELLEYLRQAVKRSIGIKKIQALKEVANRSIGIRQGAMMAKMELRTLIQKYELIQAKFEELDQTLDTLLQDIPGVDQMLEITGIGRDTVAGFFAEVGDLSEYNHPRQITKLAGLSLKENTSGKHKGRTRITKRGRKKLRALLFRASMILVAKNKAFKALHHYYTTRSDNPLKKMQSLIALCNKLIRILFSIGKKQFVFQEDKMLKDIPHMHVFIQEPVAA, from the coding sequence ATGAATTATAACCAAAATCATAAAATAGCTCAAATCACACCTAAAACTTTAGTAATAGGTATTGATATTGCCAAACATCATCATGTAGCTAGAGCGCAGGATTATCGTGGAATAGAACTAGGTACTACTTGCTTTTTTGATAATACCCAAGAAGGATTTAAGACATTTATTGATTGGGTTAATCAAATAAAAGAGTCATGCGAAATGGAGTCTGTCATTACTGGAATGGAGCCTACAGGCCATTATTGGCTTAATTTAGCTCATATTCTAAAGGAGGAACAGATTAAGTTCGTCACGGTCAATCCTTTACACGTCAAGCACAGTAAGGAGCTAGACGATAACTCTCCAACTAAAAACGATGTAAAAGACGCAAAAGTCATTGCACAACTAGTCAAAGATGGTAGATACGCCGAACCAACGATACCACAAGGAGTTTTCGCGGAACTGCGTGTGGCTAAAAAATTACGCGATTTATTAAATGTAGACTTACAAATTGTGCAGGGACAGGTACACAACTGGATTGATCGATACTTTCCAGAGTTTTTTACCGTTTTTAAAAGTTGGGAAGGGAAGGCAGCTCTTCATTTATTAAAGCTTGAAGCATTACCGGAAGAATTGGTTAGATATACAGAAGAAGAATTACTTGAATACCTTAGGCAAGCAGTGAAACGTAGTATAGGGATTAAGAAGATTCAAGCCTTAAAAGAAGTAGCCAATCGCTCGATTGGCATCCGACAGGGTGCCATGATGGCTAAAATGGAATTAAGAACCTTAATCCAAAAGTATGAACTCATTCAAGCCAAGTTCGAAGAGCTTGATCAAACTCTGGATACTCTGCTTCAAGATATTCCAGGCGTTGATCAAATGTTAGAGATAACAGGAATTGGGCGCGATACAGTGGCGGGTTTCTTCGCTGAGGTAGGCGATTTGAGTGAATACAATCATCCCCGTCAGATAACCAAACTGGCAGGACTCAGCTTAAAAGAAAATACATCAGGTAAGCATAAAGGGAGGACCAGAATAACCAAACGTGGTCGAAAGAAATTACGAGCATTGTTATTCCGGGCATCTATGATTCTAGTAGCCAAGAATAAAGCCTTTAAAGCCTTACATCATTACTACACAACGAGATCTGACAATCCGTTGAAAAAGATGCAGTCTTTAATTGCTTTGTGTAATAAGCTCATCCGTATACTCTTCTCTATTGGTAAGAAACAGTTTGTGTTTCAAGAGGATAAGATGTTGAAGGACATCCCCCATATGCATGTATTTATCCAAGAACCAGTAGCAGCGTAA
- a CDS encoding GNAT family N-acetyltransferase, producing MKYSVHRMTQEDIKQVQEVAKKSWNSTYEGIIPMEIQERFLDTAYNDEMMLRRYKKSIVLVAKHDGIVLGFANFSTVSNDGKSELAAIYLLPQYQRKGIGSSLLQEGISILDGVKEVFINVEKENNLGRKFYEAKGFTIVNEFDDNFDGHILKTVRMTLKVRA from the coding sequence ATGAAGTATAGTGTGCATAGAATGACTCAGGAAGATATAAAGCAAGTTCAAGAAGTTGCAAAAAAAAGTTGGAACAGTACATATGAGGGAATTATTCCAATGGAAATTCAAGAACGCTTCCTAGATACAGCTTACAATGATGAAATGATGCTAAGACGTTATAAAAAATCTATCGTTTTGGTTGCCAAACATGATGGAATAGTCCTAGGCTTTGCAAATTTTTCAACAGTAAGCAATGATGGGAAATCTGAGTTGGCAGCAATTTACTTACTACCACAATATCAAAGGAAAGGAATAGGCAGTTCTTTGTTACAAGAGGGTATTTCAATATTAGATGGAGTAAAAGAGGTTTTTATTAACGTAGAAAAAGAGAATAATCTAGGAAGGAAATTCTATGAAGCTAAAGGGTTTACAATAGTTAATGAATTTGATGATAATTTTGATGGTCATATTTTAAAAACCGTAAGAATGACCCTAAAAGTCAGAGCATAA
- a CDS encoding SMI1/KNR4 family protein has protein sequence MDLNVLKVFRRYPEEAIIGDGITQENLDQLERILNVKLPKSYKEYLLTFGYGGIFGRYILGLEEPPKEGSVIDSTREYLQKGLPKGFVVIEDVHEFLYCLNTNELNEKFECPVVSFFPHSKPSIRVDYSSFKEFLEDLIEEGIDNL, from the coding sequence ATGGATTTAAATGTTTTAAAAGTTTTTAGGCGCTATCCTGAAGAGGCTATAATTGGCGATGGAATTACTCAGGAAAACCTAGATCAATTAGAAAGAATACTAAATGTTAAGTTACCTAAAAGTTACAAAGAATATCTTTTAACATTTGGTTACGGCGGTATATTTGGACGATATATTTTAGGTTTGGAAGAACCTCCAAAGGAAGGTTCAGTAATTGACTCTACGAGGGAATATCTACAAAAAGGATTACCAAAAGGGTTTGTTGTAATTGAAGACGTACACGAATTTTTATACTGCCTTAATACAAATGAACTAAATGAAAAGTTTGAATGTCCTGTGGTTTCCTTTTTTCCACATAGCAAACCTTCTATCCGTGTAGATTATTCATCCTTTAAGGAATTCTTAGAAGACTTAATTGAAGAAGGTATTGATAACCTATAA
- a CDS encoding SMI1/KNR4 family protein produces MNDIINTFLLNYPEEYTIGKGIKEETILSLENMLDVTLPKSYKQFLIRYGFVEMFGRTIFGYEPPDETTVLGYTEKFLNLGLPKGFIVIEDVHEFIYCLNTDEMNDNLECPVVCYFPYGNPSYNVEYSSFEEYLVDNIEEGLENL; encoded by the coding sequence TTGAATGATATAATAAATACCTTTCTCCTTAATTATCCAGAGGAATATACTATTGGAAAAGGCATAAAAGAAGAAACCATTCTAAGTTTGGAAAATATGTTGGACGTAACATTACCCAAAAGTTATAAGCAATTTTTAATCAGATATGGTTTTGTTGAAATGTTTGGTAGAACAATTTTTGGATACGAGCCTCCAGATGAGACTACAGTCTTGGGATATACGGAGAAATTCCTAAATCTTGGTTTACCTAAAGGTTTTATTGTAATTGAGGATGTACATGAATTTATATATTGCCTAAACACTGATGAAATGAACGACAACTTAGAATGTCCAGTGGTTTGCTATTTCCCTTATGGCAACCCATCGTACAATGTTGAATATTCATCTTTCGAAGAATACTTGGTAGATAACATTGAAGAAGGTTTAGAAAACCTATAA
- a CDS encoding tyrosine-type recombinase/integrase: MILSEAWQLYKADKQIQGYSSQTLKAYKIQSALFINHLGNVEIEEITTETIKLYLGEVGSDLKASSLCHRIRFIKSLFRWAQEEKYITFNPSTAIKEPKLESKIPKFLTEEEIELLREACLSPFEKALFEFMYSTGCRIGEIVNLDRSSINFSEQSVIVFGKGKKEREVYFNTRCSIWLKRYIENRTDSEKALFVTVRAPHRMSIAQMRYVIKQISRRANINKCIHPHQLRHSYATTLINNGAPLEVIQNLMGHEKSETTRIYAYLSGQLRRELYNKYF, from the coding sequence ATGATTTTATCTGAAGCTTGGCAATTATATAAAGCAGATAAACAAATTCAAGGATACTCTTCCCAGACATTGAAAGCTTATAAGATTCAATCTGCCTTGTTCATAAATCACTTAGGTAATGTTGAGATAGAAGAAATTACAACGGAAACTATCAAACTGTATCTCGGAGAAGTTGGGAGTGATTTAAAAGCATCTAGTTTATGTCATCGTATTCGTTTTATTAAGTCGTTATTCAGATGGGCGCAAGAAGAAAAATATATTACTTTTAATCCAAGTACGGCAATAAAAGAACCTAAATTAGAGAGTAAAATTCCAAAGTTTTTAACGGAGGAAGAAATAGAGCTATTAAGAGAAGCATGCCTCAGTCCCTTTGAAAAAGCGTTATTTGAATTTATGTATTCTACTGGTTGCAGAATAGGAGAAATAGTAAACTTAGATCGAAGTTCTATCAACTTCTCCGAGCAATCCGTTATTGTATTTGGTAAAGGGAAAAAGGAAAGAGAAGTTTATTTTAATACTCGATGTAGTATTTGGCTAAAAAGATATATAGAAAACCGAACAGATAGTGAAAAAGCTCTATTTGTAACGGTCCGAGCTCCACATCGAATGAGCATTGCACAGATGAGATATGTCATTAAGCAGATATCCAGAAGAGCTAATATTAATAAGTGTATACATCCACATCAGTTAAGACATAGTTACGCAACCACTTTAATTAATAATGGAGCACCATTAGAAGTTATTCAAAATTTAATGGGCCATGAAAAAAGTGAAACTACTAGGATATATGCTTATTTAAGTGGTCAATTAAGACGTGAACTTTATAATAAGTATTTCTAA
- a CDS encoding cupin, protein MEFYKFDKDNGINVSKFNSNFIMSRIIQTDQETNIGCMHLERNGIVGYHQAVVPQLLLILNGEGYVRNETSEYYKVVSGDAVFWEKDEWHETKSREGLTVIVIESKKLEPSLFMQLENKLVKD, encoded by the coding sequence ATGGAGTTTTATAAATTTGATAAGGACAATGGTATAAATGTTTCAAAGTTCAACTCTAATTTTATTATGTCTCGTATTATTCAAACTGACCAGGAAACAAATATTGGTTGTATGCATTTGGAAAGGAACGGTATTGTAGGTTACCACCAAGCGGTAGTTCCTCAGCTTCTTTTAATACTGAACGGAGAAGGCTATGTAAGGAATGAAACATCTGAATATTATAAAGTGGTATCTGGAGATGCTGTATTCTGGGAAAAAGATGAGTGGCATGAAACAAAAAGCAGAGAAGGTCTAACTGTTATTGTAATTGAAAGTAAGAAATTGGAACCTTCCTTATTTATGCAGTTGGAAAATAAATTGGTTAAGGACTAA
- a CDS encoding kanamycin nucleotidyltransferase C-terminal domain-containing protein: protein MIKDALTDMYEHVYEVFALKDTDSILAAHESRQVAYWAVMSVGLKNKHRYLSSRTMYKESFELECLPEEFEQKIRGLLSLNTDVQSLKNNVGGLWVSILNWIENININLDKTELSFL from the coding sequence TTGATTAAAGATGCACTTACTGATATGTATGAACATGTTTATGAGGTTTTTGCATTAAAGGATACAGATTCTATACTTGCTGCGCATGAATCAAGACAAGTTGCATATTGGGCGGTAATGTCCGTTGGTTTAAAAAATAAGCACAGATATTTATCAAGTAGGACAATGTATAAAGAAAGTTTTGAGTTGGAATGTTTGCCTGAAGAATTTGAACAGAAAATACGTGGTTTACTATCTTTAAATACGGATGTCCAAAGTTTAAAAAATAATGTGGGAGGATTATGGGTTTCTATTCTTAATTGGATTGAAAATATTAATATAAATCTTGATAAAACGGAACTTTCCTTTTTATAA